In one window of Cuculus canorus isolate bCucCan1 unplaced genomic scaffold, bCucCan1.pri scaffold_147_arrow_ctg1, whole genome shotgun sequence DNA:
- the LOC128850657 gene encoding LOW QUALITY PROTEIN: homeodomain-interacting protein kinase 4-like (The sequence of the model RefSeq protein was modified relative to this genomic sequence to represent the inferred CDS: inserted 2 bases in 1 codon): protein MMETLVVGAECYDVVATVGKGTFGEVTWGWRRSTGEMVAIKILKNKGHHGLTAKNELRLLEALREVDAEESHIVHFLQSFSDGVCTYLVLELLDQNLFEFQKQNNFSPLPIRHIRTITAQVLAALVKLKELSIIHADLKPENIMLVDHKRYPFHIKLIDFGSARIFTDIHQIEDPYIQTCFYRAPEILLGLPFWGKMDMWALGCVMAELHLGHXNEYDQVVHICSTLGRPQDQLLHAAEKTPSFFQWVPYPTGSWQLRPPGKDMGKPKGWKKYVLSSLNQLAEVNVHPAQEVQAECCDLHGMVELLKRVLTWDSRKRITPNAALKHPFISLQQVKASFEATRYYQLCQEDLRATKKDTGAVEVFHGKELPSLNQTDGFNHAKGDKNQDVHQAPVPTFYSHQHHQWARMEPAAGNWILVRSTNGQKTGHHGGTIGFGGIEEKNPCGQPDTLP from the exons ATGATGGAGACGCTGGTGGTGGGTGCTGAGTGCTACGACGTGGTGGCCACTGTGGGGAAGGGGACCTTTGGGGAGGTGACCTGGGGCTGGCGCAGGAGCACAGGGGAGATGGTGGCCATCAAGATCCTGAAGAACAAAGGCCACCATGGCTTGACGGCAAAGAATGAGCTGAGGCTGCTGGAAGCCTTGCGGGAGGTGGACGCGGAGGAGTCGCACATCGTCCATTTCCTCCAGTCCTTCAGTGATGGTGTCTGTACCTACCTGGTCTTGGAGCTGCTGGACCAAAACCTCTTTGAGTTCCAAAAGCAGAACAACTTCTCGCCGTTGCCCATCCGGCACATCCGTACCATCACGGCGCAGGTCCTGGCAGCGCTGGTCAAGCTGAAGGAGCTTTCCATCATCCACGCCGACCTCAAGCCAGAGAACATCATGCTGGTGGACCACAAGCGTTATCCTTTCCACATCAAGCTCATCGACTTCGGCTCAGCCAGGATATTCACCGACATCCACCAGATCGAAGATCCCTACATCCAAACCTGCTTCTACCGGGCGCCGGAGATCTTGTTGGGGTTGCCCTTCTGGGGGAAGATGGACATGTGGGCTCTGGGTTGTGTGATGGCTGAACTTCACTTGGGTCA CAATGAGTACGACCAGGTTGTCCACATCTGCTCCACCCTGGGGCGACCCCAAGACCAATTGCTTCATGCCGCCGAGAAGACGCCGTCCTTCTTCCAATGGGTGCCGTATCCTACCGGTTCCTGGCAGCTCAGGCCACCAGGCAAGGACATGGGGAAGCCAAAGGGGTGGAAGAAGTATGTCCTCTCCTCACTGAACCAGTTGGCGGAGGTCAATGTCCACCCTGCACAGGAGGTGCAGGCTGAGTGCTGTGACCTCCATGGGATGGTGGAGCTGCTCAAGAGGGTCCTCACCTGGGACTCGCGCAAGAGGATCACGCCCAACGCCGCCCTCAAGCATCCCTTCATCTCCTTGCAGCAGGTCAAGGCCAGCTTTGAGGCCACCCGGTACTACCAGCTCTGCCAAGAGGACTTGAGGGCAACCAAGAAGGACACCGGTGCGGTTGAGGTCTTCCATGGCAAGGAACTTCCTTCACTCAACCAGACGGACGGCTTCAACCATGCCAAGGGGGACAAGAACCAGGATGTCCACCAAGCCCCCGTCCCCACATTCTacagccaccagcaccaccagtgGGCCAGGATGGAACCGGCTGCTGGTAACTGGATCTTGGTGAGGTCAACCAATGGGCAAAAGACCGGCCACCATGGTGGCACCATAGGCTTCGGTGGGATAGAGGAGAAGAACCCGTGTGGACAACCAGACACTTTGCCCTGA